The sequence below is a genomic window from Anopheles cruzii chromosome 3, idAnoCruzAS_RS32_06, whole genome shotgun sequence.
TGGCAGCAGGTGTGAATGTGCGATCCGTTTAGCCCACCATCGAGAGAATCGGTCGTGGTGAGCAGCGTTCTGTGTTGTCTCCGGTACTGGTCGTTGAATCGGACACCGAGTAGCATTCGCCACCGTGTTTGACGGAGAGATCTTGAGATGTTTAGAGTTTTTGCATCCCTCCCCATTCTggcggcgagagagagaggcacagagagcgagagagaaggagagataAAAAACGAGACTTTCAACAACTCATGGTTCCCATCAACCCTTGCGGACTTTTTCGGGCACCCTCGAggagttaattaaaaatcaaacgTTTTTCGGCCGTCGTGGTCATAAATACTTTCAAACCTGGGTTGGCGGTGCCAATAGACAgttgaataataaatattcGAAGGCTCGTTTCCCGCCTGAGGAATGGAATATATTTTACGTATCAACAAGACCCGCTGGCAGGACATGATAAATAGCTCCTCAATTCAATTCTCCACCGATCGCTCAACGGTTGATAGATATTATGTAAGCACGCATTTCGTTCCCCGTGGCTATTGTCCGCCGAAGGGTTAGAAAACCGGCTTTGGTGACGTTTGGCCACCGCGCTAGCCAGTCTTTGCGCCAGATTTCGTGTCTGAGACAAAAGACTTTGAGTGATTATCGAAAAGATTAAGCATCCCCAGCATCATTCATCGGTGACCCTGTCGCTTCGCGATAAATTACTGCCGGCCAGCGACCGGCGTTACACGCTTCTCCCCACCGGCGGGGGGCCCAACATCCCCCAAAGGCGCGGCGCGTCATCAGCGATCGGCGTCATCGAAAAACTTAGAGATCAGCCGGGCGCCGTCGTTCAGTCTTTCGCGCGACCTCACCGAAAGCACATCGTGTAACCCGGCCCGAGAGATGGGCTCATCGGGGCACCGTGCGACCGAAAGTGGCCAGATGACGGGCGAACCCCAGAACGTCAGCCAACCCTTGGCACGGTCGAAGGCAACTCCGCTCGCGAATCAAAGGGTTTCGGCGGCGATCGAAACCCTCCTAACGGTGCTACTGATCACGATCGATCTGGTGAAAGTGGTGCTACTCGCATTGCCGGTGCTCGTGAGGGAAATTTACTCCATGGTCTCACCGCGCCGCTCGAAAGACGTCCGCGGCCAGGTAGTCCTTATAACCGGCGGGGGCAACGGGTTGGGCCGCAGCATGGCGCGGCTGTTTGCGACCCGCGGCTGcaagctggtgctggtggacaTCGATCTTGGGGCGGCCCAGCGGACGTGCGACGAGCTGAAACAGGAGCTGGGCACCACGGCCTGGGCGTACCGGGTGGACGTGTCCAAGTACGACGAGTGTCGCCGGCTGGCGGAGCAGATGAAAAGCGACGGCTGCGGCACGGTGGACATCCTCGTCAACAACGCCGGCCTGATACTGTTTGCGTTCCTTGGCGAATCGGATCCCGAGCGAGAAGCCAACGTGGTGGACGTCAACATCAAGTCACACATTTGGGTAAATAGATTCCACactcaccgaccgacagccacttccggccgctgAGAGCGATGTTGTCCGTGCGGTTCCCCACACTTCGCAGTTTGATTTGCATCCCATCGCCAGGGCAGGGGAAGGGTTGGTGCGGGCCGCGCGTTTTAGTGAATcaacacgtgtgtgtgtgtttgtgtgtctggGGGTTTGCGTTTGTTGTGGCCTTGCCGTAACGATCAGCTGTGCGGCCAACCGTCCCGAAGCGCCAGGTCTTAGTCACGCCAAACGCTAGTCGACGCAGTCTCCGCCGATTTGCGTTTGCATATGCCAGCTTCAGGGGTGATTGGCAAACGCTGGCGGGTTTTAGTTAATAATATGAGATCTTCATTACTTTCGATTGCACCACAAATGCATCGAATCGGCTTGATTGCCTTTTAGTGCCGGCTTTACGGCGGGATTTTTATGCACCAAATTCAGCGAACGCGCTCGATAGCAACCGTGGGCGAATTCCTCGAATAGATGTCGCACATCTGAATCGGGAACACATGGCTTGGCTCCTAAATCCActttccatgtttttttgctggagCGCGCCGCGCCAAGAAACTGGTTTCATAACGCGTTTTCTATTTCTCGGGCTGATCCGACCTTTGAAGTAAGTTAAATCATCAAAAAAACTCGTCCTTTGTCGAATCGTTGCCTATAATTATTGTATAATCTTGCAACACATCGCAAGCAATCAAGCTTCTTCCATGGAACCGTTCATTATAATATTTTTCCCACTCAAAGTGACCGAGCTGCCGTTCGCCTGGAACGCTTTTGTTAG
It includes:
- the LOC128273150 gene encoding 17-beta-hydroxysteroid dehydrogenase 13-like; this encodes MGSSGHRATESGQMTGEPQNVSQPLARSKATPLANQRVSAAIETLLTVLLITIDLVKVVLLALPVLVREIYSMVSPRRSKDVRGQVVLITGGGNGLGRSMARLFATRGCKLVLVDIDLGAAQRTCDELKQELGTTAWAYRVDVSKYDECRRLAEQMKSDGCGTVDILVNNAGLILFAFLGESDPEREANVVDVNIKSHIWMTRVFLNEMIQRKRGHIVGISSMSGMYAFPWGVVYSATKFAVSGFMASLTEQLRIQGLSKAVRTTCINPYYVATRKDVVDFLEKPRFPLLDVDDAAEQMVKGILRNDVVVTVPRLFGVFTRFMLLFPVSVQQLVRDYLIREYELNKCLNP